DNA from Nematostella vectensis chromosome 5, jaNemVect1.1, whole genome shotgun sequence:
GACAGAAATAAAATGGGAAATAAAACTTGTGGAGGTCTGGAAATCTCTTTCTATAACAATTtatccccccctcccattCAAATGATCATTGACAGCATTTGCTGTGAAGTAGAATGTAGAATATCAAAATACTGCACGagtctagaaaaaaaattgaaaactttctaCAGTTTTGTTCCCAGTTGTAGCTCATGGGTAGCTCAAGTTGGAAGTTTAGAATTTGCTGAACTTATTGACTTGATTTTCTATGAAAACACAGAAATCATGATGCTTTGGCTAATTTACATTAAAAGATTTCAGGGTTCAGGTTGTTGTGCTACTGAAGACATGGTACTCAATTTTTAAATGCCCCTGGTTTTCCTTACCTTATACACCAATGTTTCCAAAATACCCATAGGGAATGCACAAATAAAATTTTCTCCACCCCTCTTCCTCAATAGTTAAATGGTTGACCCCTAAAGAGAAGTGAAGACATTTCTGCCAGAATCACTCAAGGGCATCTAGACCTGCCACTAACAAGAGGAAGAAGCACAAAGAATGACTAAAGTGTTCCATAGCTCATCCTGCCCATTGGACAGTTTGTACCACCTCTCATCTAAAATCTTGGTGCCAAGattcaaacatgtttgtcaaacattgAAATCGAACTCTCATGCGAGCATGTTTGGCgaggtggctaaacacaaaaacattCTCATAAAACATGAGCACACACACTTTTTCCGTTATGATTATGCGAGAAATCAAAGTGGCACCATGAAATTTTTGAGCGGTTACTGGATAAAAGCATGAAGCCTGAACAATGTTTTGTGTGATGAGTGGCTAAACGATAAAACATGTAcgttcaaacaaaaatgttttgatcTGGGTCAAACATCTGGACATGTTGAGGAAGCCAATGAAGTGCCATGTTTTGTGTATGGCTAAACATACAAATATTTGCGTCTACCGCACtgtttgacaaacatgtttgaatATTTAGCCAGGCCTCTTGAATATTTAGCGAGGCCCCTTCACTAACTACACAAGCAATTACTAACCTAATTATCTTGAAATTGGTTTCTTTTGGCCAATCATTTTTTCAGGGCCCCACATCTCACCCAGGTAAACATGTCATGTTATCAGCACTAATTGTGTTTAGCCTACTTAAACTCGTTCACTCAATGATTCTGGTGCAAAAGACACCACTAGATAGATTGCATGGAAACAAACTTTGAAGTCAAGAAGGAGCATCTTTACTTTGATGTGCATGTGAAATGTCATACCCCCAAGTGTAAACTAGGCTTTAATAATGCAATAACAAACACATCTTTCACTGAAGCTCAATTTATTACAGTTGTTTATTTGGCGCTGACAGAATCACGGAGACTAGAAGCTCTGCGTTTCTTCATGAGCTGTTCGTGCCTCTTCTCCTTGGCCTCCTTGGCACGTTTGGCAAGCAGCTTGGCATAGTCTGCAGCCTCCTGCTTGCATTTCTGGGCGCGCTGCCTCTTCAGGGCCAAACGCTTACGCTTGCGCTGCAGTACTACAGGTGTGACCAGGCGTTGTATCTTGGGAGCTTTGCTCTTTGCCTTCTTACCCTCCTGtaggtgagaaaacaatgattgGGCAAAAAAGAATTTGCCTACAGAACCACAAGCCTTTAAAGCACTCAGAAAGGGGAACTCCTACCCTTAATTACAAACACCAAAAATTCACAAAGCTTGGAAGCTACCTCTGTCAGCATTTTCCAGACCTTTGTAATAGTTTTTTTCCCCTTTAATGGCCCTCCCAGCTGGTAAATAGCATAATAATATATTCATTTACTAGTAAATTAAGAAATTTAACTTTAGAATCCAGCTAATCTCAATTTTTCAATCATTTTCTATAAATGGGCAAAACCTGTCACAggtttgctttaatttaattgGTATTACTTTTAATTAATGTTAATATTGctatattattaataataaggTAGACTTGATTTCAGATTGAAACTTATTGCACACAAGTGAGAAAGCAAATAAGAAACAAGTGAGGAAAGCAATTTAGCAAATTGGAATTAAACGATTAACAATCTTACTTCCAAAAATTTAACTCCACTTAACAGAATTTTGATGTAACCAAAGCAGGCACGTAGCATATTTTAGCTTGAAATAATGATtggaaaattaaaacaagGGTATACTGTAGTGTTAATACAGTGTGCCTACCTTCTCAGGAAGTGGTCTCCTGATCACATACTGTCTCACGTCATCCTCCTTACTCAAGTTGAACATCTTCCTGATCTTGCCAACCCTCTTTGGACCCAGACGACGTGGGATGGTGTTATCCGTCAGGCCAGGGATGTCTTGCTCACCCTTCTTGACAATCACAAGACTCAGAACACTGAGCTGGGAATCCACAATGCAGCCACGGACAGACTTGCGCTTGCGCTCACCAGTGCGGCGTGGCCTGTAGCAGCTGTGACCCTTGGAGAGCAGGAGGCGGACGCGGCCATTGGTCATGATCCCCTGCTTCATGGGAAATCCCTGTTTGTCATTACCACCAGTGATCCTGAAGACGTATCCCTTCCACTCATCCCCCAGGCACTCCCCAGATACCTCCATGGCCATACGCTTGTCATAGAAGCTCCGTCTACAAAACATAGTTGACATAGTAACACATCAAGCACATGTGACAAAGCCTTACAATGCGATGCATGCTAGCATGGCTACCTTAATAGTTTTGTGAATTTAACCAATTAaaaccaataaggatgcgattAACATACTATCTAACTGACATGAACTTCATGAGCCAACCAACTTCTTGGCTAGCTTTCTtaaaactttgtattggtgatCACAGTAGCATGCATTGCACTATAatcctaaaaattaatatctGTTTGGTTTGAATCCTctgcttttaattttttcaccCAGCAGGACGGCAGAAACCTTCCACAAGAGCCAATCCCCTTGCAAAACTGCCTATAACTAGTCAAGACAATTGCTCAcatatgaaaataataataaagtacTTCAAAAATTGCACAACAACCTTTATTATCTTATATTTATTCAGCAAAATTGTGATAGTGAATTTTTATGGGTACTTAATTCTCAAGCACTCTTCAGGTGATCTCTAATACTGCTTGCCTACAGTATCTTGTTATGCTAGCTTTACCACTTTAGTTACTCCAACATTGGGTACTTACACCTTACGCTCATCTTCAATTTCAATCAGCTTCTGACACCCCGTGACGGGGTAGGATATGTTAAGCTGTGAACAAATAGTTAAAGGTCAATAACCTTTTATACTTATTAGAATAAGGGCCTGTTTACATGGAGATAGGGTCACCCTACCAGGAGGGTTACCCTACTCTATTGTTTTTTGTGGTTGTGTTTACATGTCAGATAGGGTGACCCTAGGGGTAGAGTGATCCTATCTACCAGCTAGGGTGACCCTACCAGGAGAGCCAACTTTTTGCCATGTAAACACGTTGGTAGGGTGACCCTAGGGGTAGGGCTATCTATAATTGCATCAAATGACGTCAAGTTACGTAGTTCCACGCTTGAATTTCCGCTCAAAATCAAGCATACAATAAAATGGCGTCTCGTCAGTATCAACCGGGCGAGTATTTCCAATGATTCCAAGCCGAGAATATTGCGAATGAGCAGCAAAGTAGTGAGAAGGATCGACAAAAAGAGGCCATAGCATTggaaaaaagaagctattgaCGCTAAAGACAGAAAGATCAAGTTCAACGCCAATAGAGAACGTCttcccgccattttgttgtttacaaAGCTTAGCGACTGAGCCCTAAAGATAGCCGTGTCCCGTGTTAGCCCTAGCTTCTCGAGTTCTCATGTAAAAGAGGGCTATGTTTTGACCCTCCTGGTAGGGTGACCCTATCTCCATGTAAACAGGCCCTAAAAGTAAGGCATCTATAAGTAAGTGTACCATCTTAAAATATGACATGTCTAGTTGCAGTGTTATCAGCTGAAAACTATATGAAACCTTGCTACAGTTTAGATACAAACACCATCAATATAATATCAGGAATACATACACACTTTCATTATTTAGGAACAGTGAGATGGACATGAGATGATCGAATATTATTCACGTGTTTTAAGTATGTCTAGTTTCTTAAAAAATCGTTAATATATGATCAAATTCAAACCAGTTCTCATTTCTAACGAAAGAAGACGACCAAATATAGAATATACACCATTGCAGTTGTCCTTAAAGTCCAGTGTAATGTCAGTAACATGGCAAGTTGCATTATTATTTCTCGGCAAACGATAAATTCGCACTGTGGTACATTGTTCTATCTCTCTCAATCCACGTCAAGCAATCGCCATCGCTTTATTTTTCAGGGTTGAGTGGGACGGCTGATGATCATAAGAACGGAAAACTGCTTAATTGTAATGGAAACATTACATTTTATAGTATTATTACCTTCATTTTAGCCCTTCTCTCGTTCGAGAAGAAACACTGCTACAAGAAGAAAAGTAGAAAGAGAGATCGGTGAGGTCCGCGGTGACTTATGGGTAACACGCGCGCGCATGTCAAATgtaatccaaaatggcggcaacaACATTACAACAAGGTTCAACATTCTTTACAGAAATAATAGCCTAAATGCTCCACGAACTATTACTAGCGCTATCTGGGTGCTCAGGAGGAGTGTTCTTACATAAGAGCAAGGGCGGCCTACAGGTTTGTAGCTCCTCCGCttttcagtgttttttttttattgtgctGTTTGCTTGGCGGGAAAGTAGCGATTTTTAAACTCTCTCAAAAACCAAAAAAAGCAGATAGTTGGTCCTCACATTTTACCCTATTGCGTCTGCTGTTATAAGTCTATTATATTCGTAGGTGGCATCAGATCTGCCTTTCATTCACGAGAGCGAGGCGACCTTGCTGAATCGAATATGTCGTGTTGGGACGTATTACTCGAGTTTCCAGGTGTTTATTGATAAGAATACTCAACTTGTGGCATCTGTCGTCAGCAAGGGGAAAGGTAGAGTGCgtaatttttattatcgtTGAGATTGCAACTATATGGAGGCAAGGGTTGTGTGGGTGTTCTGTGGTACTTAATGTAAAATAATGTTGGATTACATGaccagaggggggggggggggggcttttctCAACTTTCATTCAATGGGAATGATAGTAGGCAGATTTAGACACTGCGATTGAGTCGTACGTGAACTGTCTACATATTGCACACTACAACTTTTGTAGTCGATTATCATAGCGTATTCTAGGCTATTTTAAACTCTATGACGTAAGTCATAGAAACATTTCATACAACAAAATGGTGTTGTCTATATTAGCCTTTAGTTTAACAGTTTTCACCCAATGCATTTGTATTGTATGGGGGTTGTGTGGTGTATGGGGCTGGGCTCTATATGGCAGGGAGTATGGGCGAGGTTAGGGGTATGTTTTGGTGGGTGTGTATTGGCTCCCTTTTTAAGGGAATAGGGAATAATTTGAATTTGCTTAAAATCTTCTATCCTACCTcacaaagtttttatttttataagagTTAAAAGAGTATGATAGTACTTATTTATTCTTGTTTTGCTCACAGCTGAATGCCAAAGCTGTTGATCAATTCTTTACCATTTGTGTTATTTCCTAGCTGAATTTCAGGGGCTGTATATCCAGGCATTTTGTAGTGGACTGGATGAGGTCCTGCAAGGGTACAGGAGGGAACTACTTAGCCTAGAGCGTGATGTGCTGACAGATCCAAACCTTCCGCTGTCACATGTTGAGCACAGATTGGAAAAGGTTTGTGCTACAATAAAATCACTTTATAATCATTAACAGTGCTATACATGCTAGTTTGGCTGCTAGCATGTATAGCACTGTGTATATCTGCCTTGTAAGTTTTTTCATTTAAACCAATGAGGATGGGAGAATCATGCTATCTGGTTGAGAGGAATTTCCCAGCCAACCTGAAAGGCAAAGAAATGCTTCAGGTGCACATAAGAACCCAAAGGAATCTTTCTTATTATAAAGTTTGTTACGAACAAAACTTATTGGCTAACTTTCTTTAAACTTCTGTGTTGGTTGCCAAGCAGCATTTGTCACACTTTAATTTTAAATATACATAATGAGGGGGCTCACTGCAAATTTATATGTTGGCTTAAGATGGTGGATTTGAACTTTTCTATTGCCCTGACTCATAGTCTGACTAAAGCTGGTGCAAAACATTAAGATAAATTGCCTTTTATAAAGACTCCATATAAAaactgactttttttttagaaaaaaagtgCGCACATGTCATGTACTATGGATGCAATAAGTCAACTCACCTTCAAAAGAACCACTAGATCCTGTGAAACCAAAGGTGATGCACAACAGTATTTGTTTTCCACAGTATCAAGTACTCTTTCCTGGTCTGGCATCAGTGATTGATCATATTGAATCCAAAAAGGTAATTTATCCAACTTTCCTGCACTTGCAGTGGATTTATTACTTATACTGTATTATACAAAATAAAGAGACAGGTGTTAACGACCCTATGACAATTACCACTGTACTCACACATGCCTCTCACTAAGTCATGCTTATTTGGTGTTACAGGCCAAAGGCTGTAAGTTGCTGGATATTCTCTATCAGAGCTGCATCTGTGGGGTTCCTGATGTCAAAGATGCACTCGAGAGGTACTTGCTGTTTTTCTATGTAGTTGAACTTTGTAGAGGAGTGCAGTGGAAAAAAGCTATTAGGAGATATGTCTCAATTGAAATTTTAAGCTGTGATTGtacttttttaatttgctATCACTTTTGCTTTCTGTAAAATCCAATTTACTATATCAGAAGGGTTGGTTAATCATATGATTGACAGCTGTCattgtttgattgacagaatCTTGTTCATGTGTCATGGTGTACTATATCAGCAGCTAAGTGCCTGGCTTCTACATGGCCTGTTGATTGACAGACATGATGAGTTTCTTATTTCAAAAGTCAGTGCTGCTGATGAAAATGAGAGCATAAAGCGCACAGAGAGTATGTCACAAAGCAACTCTGATCTGGGAATACCTGGTGTAACCAGGAGACAACTAGCAGAAATCATGGTTAGTTAAGGTGCATTTGCCTTGTCTTGTCTGTCCTAGAGTTACCCCATGTGACCATTTTTTCTTTGGGTGTGAAGCCAGCAAAAATGAAGGATGAACAGCTTTGAAGAAGCTAGAATAATATAACCAAGATACAAAACTGTCATTGAGAAAAGCATTATTGAAATCATTACATCattaacattaaaaaacatttttttaaaatttcacaTTATTTTTTACACCTCAGCTCTCTGGTAGCACCACAAGTAATACTGTAATGATCCAAATAAGCGCCCTCCTTTAAATAAacacccctccccaataagtgCTTCCCCTCAAACTTGAAATTTGGAATAAGCACCCCTCCCAAAAAAGCATCCCCTCCCACTAAAAAGATTCCAACAAAAGCCAAACTTGAATGATGATGTCAATCTTAATTTTATTTAGCTCGCATTGACACCCTGATATTACAACACGGGTGTACTTATTATCACTTCAACTTCTTTATACCTATGTGCGCaaatttttgttcttaatCGATTCAAAAGCTGGGTGTTTTCCACCGAAATGTAATaagtgccccctccccaataaacGCCCCCAAAGACCTGAAAAATTGAATAAGCGCCACAGACACTTATTTGAATCATTACGGTAAGTACAGATGTACCACTGGGACacttttatgtgtttttttttgttggtttcAGGAGAGCGAGGAAAAACAGCCAATTGCAATTCAGCAACACTACAAAATAAATGCTGACATGCTTCCATCATATATCCCTACTAGAGTTGCCGAAAAGGTAATGCTATACCTATTTCATTCCACTATGTCTTGTCATGTATTACATTAAGGTTATTCCTCTGAATTGCATTTCAGACCCAGTTCTGCACACTAGTGTGCGCTTACACATAAGTGAAATTACATGCTTTGCTTAAAAATTGTAAAGGAAACAACTCagttttttagattttgtgcTAAAACCAATCTGGGTAACCCTGTTTTtcatttcaaaatgtttattcATTTCGTCGCtctaaataatctattaagctCTTAAATGATTCTCAGCATAACTTGTTTGAGAATTTAATAGAAAATCTTTTAGTATGGCTATGTCAGGCCCCAAACTACAGTAGCCCTAGATAGTCACACTTTTTGTTAGTTTTCAATATGATGTTGCATATTAAATGAGCTAAACAGGCTTCAATAGATTTACTATGTACTAGCAATAAGCCAGGTAAAATATTGACCTGTTTTCAAAGGATCTCAGTTATCAGCTTGCTATTAACTCAATCACACAATCTTCATTAAATAGCTGTATTCTGACAGAAGTAGGCTGTTTTTGCCACCTACAGCTGGGTGCCCCttcttattttgaattttcacTCCCCATATGATGGGGATCTTATTTGGAAAGTATTACAAAAATCTCATCATATCTTCAATTTCAGAGGAATAACCTTAAGCAGCAAATTTATCACATAATAAATGTTAGTATTACATCAAGGTCCAGAAGTTATTACATAAAGTGGTGATTAAATTCTAAAGGCCTGCTTGTTCCAAACTTGTGAAGAAGATAAGATTTTCTAACTTATCCCTCTCTCCCTTAGATCCTGTTTGTTGGAGATTCTGTCAAGATGTTTGAAGAAGCAAAAAATGGGAAAAATGTGAATATTACAGGTAAAAATGCATGTTATTGCTGGTGTAACGATGTGTGTGTGATATAGGGAAGCAGAATAAGTGAATAAGTTGATGACTTTATGAGCAGCAAGGTCTCTAGAAAAACATTGCTGGTTGTATCAGATTTACCCTGTTAAAGCCAATTTTGAAAGCAAGTATAATATACCATGTCCCAAACTTTGGATAAATCTTTGTAAATCTTACCAAATATATGATAACCAAAGAAATAGTTTCAGACCAGCACATAATTCAATCCTTGTTTAATCTGGGAATAGCACATAGTCAATCAAACTTGGTGCCTTTAAGATATTAAAAGGTGTACATGAAATATGCGTAAATACATATACAGTAGAGTGTCAATCCCTGAattgtttgtttatcttcGCTTACAAAGGAACTTCAATTTTAGAGTTTTGTGGCATTTTGTTCTTTCAGAATCCATTATTCATGACAATGAGGAAATGTTTCTACGATCTCTTCACATGCTCCGCCAGCTGCCTCGGTTCAACGTCACAGCATTTGAGAGTGAGATAGACAAGATACGTGCATGTGTTGCCGAGGTAGAGCCAAGTTAGCAACACAATTAGTTTAAATTTTTTCAGCACTCTTTTATTAGTAATAGCCCAATGAAGGTCCTGTGATGACACAACATAAAAGATGACGATAATAATGTcgatggtgatggcaatggcAATGGTGGTGAAGATGAGGATTTCAACACATTTGCTGAAATTTCGACCTTTGCCCTTTAATTTCTCTTTTCAGCATTTATGGAAGCTTGTTGTTGAAGAAGCCTACCTTCTAAAACACCTTAATGTATGTACAGCCTATTTTACAGATGATAAGCACATTTAAATTCTTTCACCCAGAAACATTTTTGTCAATTAAATGAGAGTTTGTTAATATTGAAGAGATGAATGGCAAGTCCACATTTATTCTAATTTGTCATTCACCACACTTTGATTATTCCTTCAGGTTGTAAAGGACTTTTTCCTGCTTGGCCGAGGGGAGCTTTTCTCTAGTTTCATAGAGAAAGCCGAAAATCTTCTTAAGGTGCCACCTTCTGGGAAAACATCACACggtaagctttttttttaaggccAGGCCATACAATCATCATATAACACTTTTTTATAGATTGTTGTGTGCTCAAACACCCctttaaaaataaaggaaatttttttttctctagagATGATCAAATGCACTTTACATGCTGGATTTGTTCCAAAAAATGGGTTTGGGGAAGGGTTTGCTCTCCATTAACAGTCCAAATATACTTTTTATGACTGACACATTCTCTTCTGCCTGAATGTACTTCTGGATGAAAAGGGTTTTCTTAGGTATTGTATATTTCAGGTACTGGGCAGAGGTTTTGAAATTGATAAACTTATTAAAAAGCCAcaaagtttttcttttttatcatttttcagATACAAATGCTGCTTTTCAGCAAGTCATTCATAAGGTATTTTTATTCCAATGTGCTATTTTTCTATTGgttgggggatgggggggggggcacaaaacCTGTCTTGAGTTGCTTAATCACAGGCTGTAGGATGGTGAAACAAGAGGTTGCTCCTGCAGCACAGACTATCCCAAGTATTCCCTCTGCTCTGTGAGGAATTGTTACTTGTACTGTACAACCTTCCTTTAATAACGCTGCCTGGGAAAAAATGCTCTTCTTGGGGATGAGTTACTCATTAGCCGAGTGATTGGTATGATGACTATTATTTTAAAGGTTGTGCAAGTCATGAGTCATTAAAGGGATTTCTCAGATATATATAGTTGTTGGGGTCGAAGCAACCTCTGTTCGCACTTTTTCCTTCAAGCTGTGTCTCAGTTACATAATGTATAGAAATGAAAACTTGAACTTAATTTTACAtaaatatacatattttttacgTGCTTTCAGGAAGTCTTCAAATTCAACATTTTACAACTTGCCCAGTGAAACCGTGAATACCagaaatatgtatggaatgtttgttccgACGAATCACTCAcgagatattcaaacagtcaactagaaacatGTCTCAACAAGTCTCAGTGTCTGAATTCTCGCGTCTGATTCATCTGAAGACAACAAACATTCCACATGTTCTAGGTGTTCACAGTTTTACTGGTTGTGCTGTAACAGACTTACATTCCCCAGGTCCCATTTCGATCGAAGCATTTTACATTCTATCTAATGTTGCAGTTTCTgcctgatgatgatgagtcGGCATCACTTTTTACCCTGTCTGTTGATATGGCTGGATATCAAGCTAAGAGCAAACCAGCACCTGGTATGTAATAACCTTCACATTTTTACTCTCTCAGTTGGCATAGCAAATTTAACCCAGGTTAATGCTAATATTCAAAGTGTGAAATGCAAGTAAGCCAAAAATGCTGTCTGCTGGCGTGAAATTATATATGACCCAATCAAATCACTATCGCTGACTGGACAAGGAGATCATGAACAAGGGAATAAGACATAATTGAAACACATGCACCCAAGTCAGGGGTGGGaactagcttttcgctaaagagGGAATTTGACTAAAGGGGGAaggtttttttgttacatttggcTTTTTGaaagcccaaaggggggggtTCAAACCCCATAACCTTCCCCATAGATCCACTACTGCAAGTgtaatggtttaaaaaatcttCTCAATCGTAAACGAAGCAGGCCTGTATCCAGGTGAAGGGGGTTCTGGGGGTCTGTGAGGTCCACCAGGAACCAGGAATGGAAGGTTCAACATTCATTTATAAAGTAAATATATTGAGTACCATTGCCAATTTGAATAAGTTACTTTAGGGAATGGGATGGGTTAAC
Protein-coding regions in this window:
- the LOC5508713 gene encoding 40S ribosomal protein S6 yields the protein MKLNISYPVTGCQKLIEIEDERKVRSFYDKRMAMEVSGECLGDEWKGYVFRITGGNDKQGFPMKQGIMTNGRVRLLLSKGHSCYRPRRTGERKRKSVRGCIVDSQLSVLSLVIVKKGEQDIPGLTDNTIPRRLGPKRVGKIRKMFNLSKEDDVRQYVIRRPLPEKEGKKAKSKAPKIQRLVTPVVLQRKRKRLALKRQRAQKCKQEAADYAKLLAKRAKEAKEKRHEQLMKKRRASSLRDSVSAK
- the LOC5508712 gene encoding gamma-tubulin complex component 4 isoform X2 → MHNSICFPQYQVLFPGLASVIDHIESKKAKGCKLLDILYQSCICGVPDVKDALERILFMCHGVLYQQLSAWLLHGLLIDRHDEFLISKVSAADENESIKRTESMSQSNSDLGIPGVTRRQLAEIMESEEKQPIAIQQHYKINADMLPSYIPTRVAEKILFVGDSVKMFEEAKNGKNVNITESIIHDNEEMFLRSLHMLRQLPRFNVTAFESEIDKIRACVAEHLWKLVVEEAYLLKHLNVVKDFFLLGRGELFSSFIEKAENLLKVPPSGKTSHDTNAAFQQVIHKFLPDDDESASLFTLSVDMAGYQAKSKPAPDTSVVCGWDCLLMEYHVQWPLHILFQPSILDKYNTMFRYLLNVKRTQLDLQRVWAIHMGSKHQAGHVCQLTRVWLLRMHMAFLVDNLQYYLQVDVLEAQFSQLLDKINITQDFEAIRLAHDHFITTLMAQSFLLMKPVAHCLGEILSLCQAFCSLLLQVSGTLSDREHAQFDNIAQGYERQSSLLFKILSSVRSHQASPHLAQLLLRIDFNKHFSTTPSWTTDSSTSLPPGSSGDVAAATPRA
- the LOC5508712 gene encoding gamma-tubulin complex component 4 isoform X1; translation: MLHELLLALSGCSGGVFLHKSKGGLQVASDLPFIHESEATLLNRICRVGTYYSSFQVFIDKNTQLVASVVSKGKAEFQGLYIQAFCSGLDEVLQGYRRELLSLERDVLTDPNLPLSHVEHRLEKYQVLFPGLASVIDHIESKKAKGCKLLDILYQSCICGVPDVKDALERILFMCHGVLYQQLSAWLLHGLLIDRHDEFLISKVSAADENESIKRTESMSQSNSDLGIPGVTRRQLAEIMESEEKQPIAIQQHYKINADMLPSYIPTRVAEKILFVGDSVKMFEEAKNGKNVNITESIIHDNEEMFLRSLHMLRQLPRFNVTAFESEIDKIRACVAEHLWKLVVEEAYLLKHLNVVKDFFLLGRGELFSSFIEKAENLLKVPPSGKTSHDTNAAFQQVIHKFLPDDDESASLFTLSVDMAGYQAKSKPAPDTSVVCGWDCLLMEYHVQWPLHILFQPSILDKYNTMFRYLLNVKRTQLDLQRVWAIHMGSKHQAGHVCQLTRVWLLRMHMAFLVDNLQYYLQVDVLEAQFSQLLDKINITQDFEAIRLAHDHFITTLMAQSFLLMKPVAHCLGEILSLCQAFCSLLLQVSGTLSDREHAQFDNIAQGYERQSSLLFKILSSVRSHQASPHLAQLLLRIDFNKHFSTTPSWTTDSSTSLPPGSSGDVAAATPRA